The Funiculus sociatus GB2-C1 DNA window TTGTCGCGGCATCGACTTCAAACCAAAAAGTTTATCCGATTTGCGGACAAACCATCTATGTACAGCTTGTAACAGTGTATACGCTACTGATGCTGACGAGCAGGTGCGAGTTACCTTTAGTATTGATGAGAAATTGCGCCGCCTGGAAAAAGCATTTGACGATCCGGCTTTTCGTGCCAAAATTGATGCGGAATATGGTGTGGTTTCGGGACACCAATTGCTGACTCTACAAACCTTCCGCGATTTGTTTCCTCACGAGACAATACTGCCTAATGAAAGTTTGGTGATTCAGCGGGTGGCAATTTTATTTACCGATTTGGCTGGTTCGACAGCATTGTATGCGCGGCGAGGAGATTCGCGGGCTTATAATTTAGTGCGGCAACACTTCGATCTGTTGTTTCATGTGGTAGATGCTCACAACGGTGTCGTCGTCAAAACGATAGGGGATGCGGTGATGGCAGCATTTACTGTGCCAAGTGATGCCATGCAAGCTGCGATCGCTATGAACCACCAGATGCAAGCTTTGAATCTACGGTTGCATCTGGCAGCAGAAGACCAGCTGATTCTTAAGATTGGCATAGATGTTGGGCCTTGTATCAGTGTCAACTTAAATGAGCGTCTTGACTACTTCGGCACCACGGTGAATACAGCAGCGCGAGTTGAAGCAAAAAGCCTTGGTAATGACATCGCTTGTACTGAGAATGTTCTGATGGACTCTGATGTTGCCAATGTTGTCAAGGATTTCCCGCGAGTCGGTAACACCATGAGCCTCAAAGGGCTGGATATGCCGATTATGGTTTATCGGATTCAACCAAAACAAGCGATCGCTTCTATAAAATAGGGATTGGGGATTGGGGATTGGGGATTGGGGATTGGGGATTGGGAAAGAAATAAATTCCTTTTTTATCTTGCCCTTTAATAAACAGTTATCTACTGAACTATGAACAGCTTGATTCATAAATAAATATCATCTTTGGCTGATAATAATTTATAAAAATTCCTTCTTTATTGGTAATACTAAATATTTTTACCAGATAAATATTTAGCAGCAATACCGTTTACTTAAAACTGAAAGTCCAAACGTTACGATTTATTGGAATCTCAGAACCTCATCTAACATTCCTATAGCATTTGTTAGGTGAGGTTACTCAGTCCCTATCTAAAACTATTCTTAAGGGAACCATATTGAAATATATAGTATTCCGATTTTTATCAAAATTATATAGATTCAGTTGCAGATTATAATTTATTTAGTAGTTGTATACGCAGTTGAGGTAAAATATAGAGTTTGTGACAAAACTTTTGATTATCGGAGGTTTTAACCTCTAGATAATCATCGCATATCGACAACAACTGGGTAAAAGTCCTCTCTTGTCATCCGGGAAACCAAGAGATTAATAGGACTGCTGCGATGGGTGCTGAAATGACCGGAAGACAGATAAGACACTCAGTATGTTAATCAGTTAAGTTTGATGTGGACGATCGCTAACTCAAGACAAAAGCCATGAAAGCAACTAATAGCCGTCAACCTTCCTCTATTACTTCCAACATTCTCAAGGTAGTCGGGCTGATACTGATTCTCTCCTCGCTCATTGATTATGCGGTGCTTCTGATTCCGCCTGCGACTCCCAGTAACGCTGTTGCAGAACAGGTACAGCTAGGTTTCCTACAGTGGCAACAGAACGTTACATTCCAGCTAATTAACCAAGGAGTTATTCCGATGGTTGGTCTGGCCTTTCTATTTGCTGGATTTTGGGTAGACAGTAACTCTGGCGCGGCCCGCAAAGGTTGGGAAGACATAGTGAGAATCGGAGCGCTTGCACTAGCTGGGTTGTTGGGTTTGGCATTCCTACTGCCAGTTCCCATCCTCAACATCAATAGCCTGCGTCTGTTGAACAATCAAGCTGTCGCACAAATTAACCAAAGAGCCACTCAAGTAGAAACTCAGATTGCTAGCCAATCGCAACAGGTTAGCTCCCTGCTTCAAGACGAAAAGAAGCTTACCGAGCTAGATCAGGCGATCAAGAGCGGTCAAGTGCAAGGGGAACAGCTGGCGAGATTACAGTCTCTTAAAGACCAATTGCAAAGATTAAAGCAAGATCCAAAAGCTCTAAACCAACAAGTCGATGCTGCTAAAACTCAACTTCGTGGCGGCAAACAAGAAGCACAAAAACAAGCCGAAAGTCAGTTTTTAAGATCGAGTATAAAGAATGGACTGAGCAGTTTGCTCTTAGCCATTGGCTACCTGGCAATTGCCGCACTGGGTTTGACAGGCGGCATCGGGGGAGGTCGTCGTAAAGCTCAGGCACGTTAAGGTAGGGAATTAAGAATTAAAAATTCCCCAGTTTTTAATTCTTAATTCCTGAAAGAGATTGATTATTTTCCATCACGATCGGCGGGAAAATGTTCTCAATTTACATACTGACCTATAACGAAGAGCTGGATATTGCAGCTTGTATTGAGTCGGCACTGCTATCTGATGATGTGGTTGTGGTGGATTCCTACAGTAGCGATCGCACTGTAGAAATTGCCAGTCGCTATGACATCCGCGTGGTGCAGCACCGCTTTGAAAGTCACGGCCGACAAAGAACCTGGATGCTCGAAGAAGTAC harbors:
- a CDS encoding HpsJ family protein, with product MKATNSRQPSSITSNILKVVGLILILSSLIDYAVLLIPPATPSNAVAEQVQLGFLQWQQNVTFQLINQGVIPMVGLAFLFAGFWVDSNSGAARKGWEDIVRIGALALAGLLGLAFLLPVPILNINSLRLLNNQAVAQINQRATQVETQIASQSQQVSSLLQDEKKLTELDQAIKSGQVQGEQLARLQSLKDQLQRLKQDPKALNQQVDAAKTQLRGGKQEAQKQAESQFLRSSIKNGLSSLLLAIGYLAIAALGLTGGIGGGRRKAQAR
- a CDS encoding adenylate/guanylate cyclase domain-containing protein, with amino-acid sequence MFNFFHRHQNNIALAVAALERYSIKPEVQQRLRAFLQQSDRRELYHANPKRIAEKLQLSERETLRVLVIALKEGILTLNWDIQCPACRGIDFKPKSLSDLRTNHLCTACNSVYATDADEQVRVTFSIDEKLRRLEKAFDDPAFRAKIDAEYGVVSGHQLLTLQTFRDLFPHETILPNESLVIQRVAILFTDLAGSTALYARRGDSRAYNLVRQHFDLLFHVVDAHNGVVVKTIGDAVMAAFTVPSDAMQAAIAMNHQMQALNLRLHLAAEDQLILKIGIDVGPCISVNLNERLDYFGTTVNTAARVEAKSLGNDIACTENVLMDSDVANVVKDFPRVGNTMSLKGLDMPIMVYRIQPKQAIASIK